The following coding sequences lie in one Capsicum annuum cultivar UCD-10X-F1 chromosome 5, UCD10Xv1.1, whole genome shotgun sequence genomic window:
- the LOC107872178 gene encoding LOW QUALITY PROTEIN: putative late blight resistance protein homolog R1A-10 (The sequence of the model RefSeq protein was modified relative to this genomic sequence to represent the inferred CDS: substituted 1 base at 1 genomic stop codon), which yields MSCISYEVHDLVQSIFHQSGDDMLVKLKDHVVPHLLENIKSCKISDHHSELSVTMREDQLVELLDSLLVNLHYLPKVRAELIFPSMTQYELLQNVFCNLRDFHGLKVNGWIEHKAIEYALPQFQLMAERVGHFCFVILSRQFHKTDEKDEETYKKHEEYEVSQVNSLLVHLLLKIIPVSLDVMHIYSTILEASQSAELGCFIKKLLEASPDILREHLIHLQQHMVNAIPRSTSASNIHVMIEFLLLFLTDMPKDFIHNEKLSVLLARVGALIREVSILIRKLEENSTDKISCASQDLLENIELLKDFKHVFLKAPADSSELCFPMSDGLLFMTLLLRNLNDLLNSNAYSVALIKEEISRVKEDLVHIRSFFGNVEQELHRDLWTRILDLAYEAEHAINSILARDHGLLQLIFLLPDTVEKIKLVKKEVQEKISKNTSIIFTNSPNKPVINRSSIASKINVGFEEETEWIIRKLTSGPAEVDVISILGMPGLGKTTLAYRVYIEKSVVGHFDIRAWCTVDQERNEKKLLQKIFNEVIGLKESEDYIDDDVADRLWRQLFGKRYPIVLDDLWDTATWDELTRPFPTEFQKGSRVILTSRKKEVALHGKLHSVPLDLRLLRPDESWELLEKRVFGEERCPDELKDVGEKIARKCDGLPLVLDLIGGVISRMEKKEALWLEVLNNLSSFIFKDEEEVMKVIQLSYDHLSGHLKPCLLYLASYPKDKNIAISWLKDLWSDEGLVEPTDLKSVEEVTEVCVDESISSSLVIVRGGRHPSCQIHDLVHDFCSIIARKEKLFDLKSSIVLSLSSSSSDLMLRRRTIIYDGDIHSGDDSSFFSPEKRNPCAKHLLSLKIESGYSLYNCHLRHLRLLKRLEVLGRILPDTVLNEIGMLVHLRCLRIRMKEKALPPSFSNLCNLETLAVDNRESKSNLVLSPTTIWSLAKLRYVSISGCSVFDSDNNDKPITKLENMTTLEFLNLSCSVNSEDIFKRFPNLQTLGFVMDFSAADQIYFPRLDVLIKLERVHAIFVCSGHTHQSDSHFPSSLKEVKLDGLNLTSDALSGIGRSLPNLQNLQLFDASIQGGKAWKMEQVTFHNLKSLLLVYMFFSEWQVIADESFPMLEELYIXSCPQLIEIPESFGDIASLKFISVWNSPQFKESALKIKEYVEEMTGEDKLLVDY from the coding sequence ATGTCTTGCATATCATATGAGGTTCATGATCTGGTTCAGTCAATTTTTCATCAGAGTGGAGATGACATGCTGGTTAAATTAAAGGATCATGTTGTTCCTCACCTTcttgaaaatatcaaaagttGTAAAATCTCAGATCATCATTCTGAATTAAGTGTCACCATGAGAGAGGATCAGTTGGTTGAACTCCTGGACTCACTTCTTGTGAATCTCCATTATCTACCCAAGGTTCGTGCTGAGTTGATTTTCCCATCAATGACTCAATATGAGCTTCTTCAGAATGTATTTTGCAATTTAAGAGATTTCCATGGGctgaaagtaaatggttggatcGAGCATAAGGCAATTGAATATGCCTTACCGCAGTTTCAACTTATGGCTGAGAGAGTAGGACACTTctgttttgttattttgtctCGTCAATTTCACAAGacagatgaaaaagatgaagaaacaTATAAAAAACATGAAGAATATGAAGTCTCTCAAGTCAATTCCCTGCTAGTCCATCTACTTTTGAAGATAATTCCGGTCTCACTGGATGTTATGCACATATATTCTACAATATTGGAAGCTTCACAGTCGGCAGAACTTGGATGCTTCATTAAGAAGCTCCTAGAAGCATCTCCAGACATTCTCAGAGAACATCTGATTCACCTACAACAGCACATGGTTAATGCTATACCTCGTAGCACTTCAGCTTCCAACATTCATGTCATGATAGAGTTCCTATTGCTTTTTCTTACAGATATGCCAAAGGACTTTATTCATAATGAAAAGTTATCTGTTCTATTGGCACGTGTTGGAGCACTTATCAGGGAGGTGTCCATTCTCATTCGCAAATTAGAAGAGAACTCAACGGACAAAATAAGTTGTGCAAGTCAAGACTTGCTGGAAAATATTGAACTTCTGAAAGATTTCAAACATGTTTTCTTGAAAGCCCCTGCAGACTCATCTGAGCTCTGCTTCCCCATGAGTGATGGACTGCTGTTCATGACTCTTCTACTGCGAAACTTAAATGACTTGCTCAATTCCAATGCTTATTCAGTTGCTTTGATAAAAGAAGAAATCAGTCGGGTCAAAGAAGACCTAGTACACATAAGATCGTTCTTTGGGAATGTGGAGCAAGAATTGCATAGAGATCTTTGGACTCGTATTCTAGATTTGGCATATGAGGCGGAACATGCCATTAACTCAATTCTTGCCAGAGATCATGGTCTCTTGCAGCTTATTTTCTTACTTCCTGATACTGTAGAAAAGATCAAGCTTGTCAAAAAAGAGGTACAAGAGAAGATCTCCAAGAACACGAGTATCATTTTTACAAACTCTCCCAACAAGCCAGTTATAAACAGGTCATCAATAGCTAGTAAAATAAACGTAGGTTTTGAGGAGGAGACAGAGTGGATAATCCGGAAGCTCACAAGTGGACCAGCTGAGGTAGATGTCATTTCCATACTCGGCATGCCGGGGCTTGGAAAAACTACTTTGGCTTACAGAGTATATATTGAAAAGTCTGTTGTTGGCCATTTCGACATTCGTGCTTGGTGCACAGTTGACCAGGAACGTAATGAGAAAAAGTTGTTGCAGAAAATCTTCAATGAAGTTATTGGTTTGAAAGAAAGTGAGGATTACATAGACGATGACGTTGCTGATAGGCTATGGAGACAACTGTTTGGAAAGAGGTACCCTATTGTCTTGGATGACTTGTGGGATACTGCAACATGGGATGAGCTGACAAGACCTTTTCCAACTGAATTTCAGAAAGGAAGCAGAGTTATTTTAACAAGTCGAAAAAAGGAAGTGGCTTTGCATGGAAAACTCCACAGTGTTCCTCTTGATCTTCGATTGCTAAGACCAGACGAAAGTTGGGAGTTGTTAGAGAAAAGGGTATTCGGAGAAGAACGTTGCCCTGATGAACTAAAGGATGTTGGAGAAAAAATAGCCCGAAAGTGTGATGGGCTTCCTTTGGTACTTGATTTGATCGGCGGAGTCATTTCAAGGATGGAAAAGAAAGAGGCTTTGTGGCTTGAAGTTCTCAATAATTTGAGTTCCTTCATTTTTAAGGATGAAGAGGAAGTGATGAAGGTTATACAattaagttatgatcatttgtCAGGTCACCTAAAGCCGTGCTTATTGTACCTTGCAAGTTATCCAAAGGACAAAAATATTGCGATCTCTTGGTTGAAAGATTTATGGAGTGATGAAGGACTTGTGGAACCAACTGACTTGAAGAGTGTGGAAGAAGTAACGGAGGTTTGTGTGGATGAGTCAATTTCTAGTAGCTTGGTAATAGTGAGAGGTGGTAGGCACCCGAGTTGCCAAATTCATGATCTTGTGCATGATTTTTGTTCGATAATAGCTAGAAAGGAAAAATTGTTTGATTTGAAGAGCTCAATTGTTCTGTCTTTATCCTCTTCTTCTTCAGATCTGATGCTGCGTCGACGGACCATTATTTATGATGGGGACATTCATTCGGGTGATGATTCTTCCTTTTTCAGTCCAGAAAAGAGAAATCCTTGTGCTAAACACCTCCTCTCTTTGAAGATAGAATCTGGATATTCTCTGTATAACTGTCACCTAAGACACCTGAGGCTTCTTAAAAGGCTGGAGGTGCTGGGTAGAATTTTGCCAGATACTGTGCTGAATGAAATAGGCATGCTTGTTCATTTGAGGTGCTTAAGGATTCGGATGAAGGAAAAAGCTCTCCCTCCATCATTTTCAAACCTCTGCAATCTAGAAACTCTGGCGGTGGATAACAGGGAATCAAAATCAAACCTGGTATTATCCCCCACTACTATCTGGAGTCTCGCAAAGCTACGATATGTGTCCATCTCTGGTTGTTCTGTCTTTGATTCGGATAATAATGACAAACCAATTAcaaagttagagaatatgacaacCTTAGAGTTTCTCAACCTCTCTTGTTCAGTAAACTCAGaagatattttcaaaagatttCCCAATCTTCAAACCCTTGGATTCGTCATGGATTTTTCAGCAGCAGACCAGATATATTTTCCAAGATTGGATGTCCTTATTAAACTTGAAAGAGTTCATGCTATATTTGTGTGTTCTGGGCATACACATCAGTCTGATTCTCATTTCCCTTCGAGCttgaaagaagtgaaattggatgGCCTCAATCTGACATCAGATGCACTGTCAGGAATTGGGAGATCACTACCCAACCTTCAAAACTTGCAACTATTTGACGCAAGCATCCAGGGTGGAAAAGCATGGAAAATGGAACAAGTCACCTTCCACAATCTCAAATCTCTACTACTGGTTTATATGTTTTTTTCTGAATGGCAGGTTATTGCAGATGAATCCTTTCCCATGCTCGAAGAATTATATATATGATCGTGTCCTCAGCTTATAGAGATCCCAGAGAGTTTTGGAGATATTGCTTCATTAAAGTTTATCTCAGTGTGGAATAGCCCTCAATTTAAAGAGTCGGCACTCAAGATTAAggaatatgttgaagaaatgaCCGGAGAAGACAAGCTTTTAGTAGATTACTAG